A window of Selenomonas ruminantium subsp. lactilytica TAM6421 contains these coding sequences:
- a CDS encoding cell division protein SepF, protein MGAVSKITDKLMGLADLIMPIPEEDEFDYAEEAEEEAKSAKQQQKSAKASRRSVAASASYAEEYKVANGDAIRVERSSYTQEPVFRQKKQQPQLTVHTTKQPQLKMQIFAPKNFDQVTAIADDLKSGKACVVNYEQIEALEQRRICDFVNGVCYVLDGSAKRVSNQIMLYVPNGVDVAEAMTLALKD, encoded by the coding sequence ATGGGGGCAGTGTCAAAGATTACAGACAAGTTGATGGGATTGGCGGATCTCATTATGCCTATTCCCGAAGAGGATGAATTTGATTACGCAGAAGAAGCAGAGGAAGAGGCAAAGTCTGCCAAACAGCAACAGAAGTCAGCAAAGGCCAGCCGTCGCAGTGTTGCAGCAAGCGCCAGCTATGCGGAGGAATATAAGGTGGCCAATGGTGATGCCATTCGCGTGGAGCGTTCCAGCTATACGCAGGAGCCGGTGTTCCGGCAGAAGAAACAGCAGCCACAGTTGACCGTGCATACCACGAAGCAGCCGCAGCTCAAGATGCAGATCTTTGCACCGAAGAACTTTGACCAGGTGACGGCGATTGCGGATGATCTCAAATCTGGCAAAGCTTGTGTGGTGAATTACGAGCAGATTGAGGCTCTGGAACAGCGTCGTATCTGTGATTTCGTCAACGGCGTATGCTATGTTCTGGATGGCTCGGCAAAACGCGTTTCCAATCAGATTATGCTCTATGTGCCCAACGGGGTGGATGTGGCAGAAGCCATGACTTTGGCACTGAAGGATTGA